The window TTGTCCGATTGGGAGCAGCTGAGAGCGCCTCATACGGTTCCATTGTGACTACTTACGAAGAATTCGAGGGAGCATATGTTAATGAGTACAAGAATGCAACAAAAAAGAATTATCTCTGGAGTATCGGACCAACCTTCTTGTGTAACCAAGATGACTTGGAAAGAGGAAACAAGTCCTCAATTGAGAAAAATCAGTGTTTGAAGTGGCTTGATTCCTGGGAACCAAACTCTGTGCTCTATGTTTGCCTCGGAAGCCTATGTAACCTGATGCCTTCACAACTCTTAGAGCTTGGCTTGGGGATTGAAGAGACAAAGAGGCCATTTATTTGGGTACTAAAGGAAGGGAGAACATCAAAAGAGTTAGAGGAGTTGCTCTTGAAAGATGGTTTTGAGGAAAGAAACAAAGAAAGAGGCCTTGTGATCAGGGGTTGGGCACCTCAAGTGTTGATTTTGTCACACCAATCAACTGGAGGGTTTATAACACATTGTGGAACGAGTTCATTTCTTGAAGCAGTATGTGCTGGGGTTCCCATGGCCACTTGGCCACTATTTGGTGACCAATTTTTTGCTGAGCATCTTCTTGTGACAGTTCTGAAAATTGCTGTGAGAATTGGGGTGCCAAAACCACTGAATTGGGGAGAGGAAGAGAAGACTGGGATATTGGTGTATAAGGAAACTGTGAAGGAAGCCATAGAAATATTAATGGATGAAGGTAAAGTAAGCCAAGAGAGAAGGGAGAGAGTTAGGGAGCTTTCAATTTTGGCAAAGAAAGCTGTACAAGAAGGGGGTTCATCTTATGCCAACATTACAAATCTAATCCAACATTTCATGCAATTATGAAGTGGTGGGTGTGATGAATCTCAGTTTGGTTTCAAGGTGTGTGTTGTTTTTAGTGTTTGAAAGATGTATTTGCGTCTTTGTCCAAAGAAGAAAATAAAAGAAAAGTGTGTGCTCTCCAAGGTGATGACACTTATGTACGTGTATCCTTGGGTTTGTTACTGTTGTTAATCAATTGTATGATGGAAATAAGATTGAAGACTTAGGGAAATTATTATTTGTACCCGGAACACCACGTGTCTTATGTTTCTTTTTAATTTTATAGAAAATTTCATATAAGTCTATTTTGAGACATTTTCTCCTACATAAATCCACCCTAAACTTTTTACTCATATAAGTCCACTTATGAGCTTAAATCCACCAATTCAGTATTGTACTATACCTAAAATACCCTATATGTACTCTCCCTCATCCACAATCAGCTCCCTTGTCCACGATCACTCTCTCTCTCTCNNNNNNNNNNNNNNNNNNNNCTCTCTCTCTCTCTCTCTCTCTCTCTCTCTCTCTCTCTCTCTTCCCCCCTCCGATGATGACGCCGAAACCCTAGCCCAACCAAAGCCGAAGCTCAACAATTGAGGAACGCAGTCTGTTGTCTGCCGATCGACGCCACGTAGCCGCCACAGACCATCGCGACGGTGCTATGGTACATTTTTTCGCTCAACTCCCTTTCTCGAATTTCTGATCTGTTTGCTGTGTCTGATGATCGGAGTTGATGATTCTTGTGGTTCAAAAGAAGGAGGAGGAATTGAAGAGAGAAATCGGAGGTTTGAAAATGGAGGTTGTGAGGGAGCAGCTGATCGATGAACTAGAGGATCAGGGTCTATGGATCGATGGAGGTCTTTTGAGGTAGCGGTGCTCTTCGTTGTTTGTGGTTTCTTATTCGCGATCGCCGTCGCAAATTGAGCTTCGTCGGTATGGAGTTACTGTAGAATAATTTGTATATTGATTTTGAGATACTGTTATTCTTTGCAAATACTACTTGTACATATTTAGAAGGCTACTATTATAGTTTCGGAAGGCTACTTGAACAAACCTGCTACTGTCAATTTTTCTTCTTCCCACAGTGACTAAACATGGTATGTTGTAAAACAAAAAGAACTACTAGAACTGTGGAAATTCTACTACCATACTTTTAAAAAACTACTATTGATTCCACACAAACCTACTGTGCGTTTTGTTAGTTGATAGAGTTTTAGAATTAGTTCATGTGTTTTCATTCATGCATGTCTACTAATCTTTGTCATATCATTGTTATTCCAAAAACTCTGTTATCTCTCTGATTCTAATTTATCGGCCACTTGTGTTATAGTTAAGTCGTATTGTTATAGTGCTTCTTATGGACTCCCTATTTTAGACATGAGTTCAGGGTGATAGCAGATTTATGTTCTTGTATTAGTATCCTCTCATGTTGCTAGAAGTATATTTTCTTATATGTTGTGTTTTTGTTCTTGCATAATTCATCGCTTTGCAATTGTGGTGGTAGATATCGAAAATCATGTGAATTTGGATATTGAAGCTTCCATAGAGATCATTCAGCCAACCAAGAAAATCGTTCTCTATGTGGAAAAATTATGCCTATGAGTTTTGACTTTTAAGCATCACCATTGAAAACTGATAGTAGCTTTATACAACAATTGTAGCGGACTTCCGGAACTACAGTAGTAGCTTTATGAAACTATTGAAGTAGCTTTGTACATAATTATATTATTGTAGAAGGCTTCATATTTTTTGCACTGTTGAATTTGTTATATTCTCTTGATTGCAGTAACTTTTCTTCTGTTTGGTAGTAGGTTTTGTTGTGCTTGGTAATATCATGTGTTTTGCTTGGTAGTAGCTTTTGTTGCTGGTGATAGTAACTTTTTTTATGCTTGGTAGTATCTTTTGTTATGCCGGATAGTAGTTTTTGTTCTGCTTAGTAGTAACTTTTGTTGTTAGCGACATTATATGTGACCTTTCTGAAGGTCGTCGAAAATCTCACCATAGCAGCTTTTGTTGTTGGATATAGTAGATTTTGTTGTTGAAGGTAGTAGATTCGATTGGTGGCGGTAGTAGCTTTTGTAGGTGACGGTAGTAGCTTTTGTTGACGGTGATAGTAGCTTTTCTTATGTTGGTAGTAGCTTTTGTTTATTTCGGTAGTAGCTTTTGTATATAGGGGTAGTAGCTTTTTGTTTATCTCGGTAGTAGCTTTGTTGACGGTGATAGTAGTTTTTCTTATGTTGGTAGTACCCTTTGTTTATAGCGGTAGTAGCTTTTGTAGCTGGTGGTAGTAGCTTTTGTAGGCGGTGGTAATAGCTTTTGTAGCTGGTGGTAGTAGTTTTTGTGTTCGTCGGAAACCTCACAGTAGTAGCTTTTGTAGGTGGTGGTAGTAGCTTTTGTAGCTTGTGGTAGTAGTTTTTGTGGCTGGTGGTAGTAGCTTTTGTGTTCATCGGAAACCTCACAGTAGTATCTTTTGTAGGCGGTGGTAGTAGTTTTTATAGCTGGTAGTAGTAATTTTTATCATCGTCGGAGGTCGGCCGGAAACCTCGCCGGAGGTCGGTCGGAAATCTCGCCGGAGGTCGGCCGGAAACCTAGCCGGAGGTCGGTCGGAAACCTCGCCGGAGGTCCGCATGAAACCTCGCCGGAGGTCCGCTGGAAATCTCACCGGAGGTCCGTGGGAGACTGTTCCGAAATGAGAGTGGTTGTTGACTTTTTATACTAGTGGCATTCTTGTAAATATAAGGGAGAAAATCTAATTTTTTTTGTTGGATGGCAGTCTGTAATTATGTTGAACTTCAATACTTAATACAAAACCTTATTTAGACTTGGGTGGACTTATGTGGGTAAAAATGTTAGGGTGGATCTATGTGGGAAAAAATGTCTCAAAGTGGACTTATATGTAATTGGCCCTTAATTTTATTGGTTCAAGTATTTTATCTTTATCTCTGATTGGTGTATTTAATTACTTTTATTGTTGGTGTGGCTTTTTGGAAGAAAATTTGGAAGGTTAACATTCCAAATGGAGCTGAGGTAAATATATGGCGTGTAGGCCATAATATTCTCCCCACATTGGAAAGACTTCAGTCAAAACATGTGCCTTTAGAATCGGTGATATGCTTGCTTTGTGCTCAGGAAACAGAATCTACAATCCATCTTTGTCGTGACTGTCCTTTCACTTGTCCAACAACATCTTATCTCAGGTTTGTTTGAATCCATTAACGCTTCATTTAAACCTGTTGGAATGGTTAAACGAATGCTCTCAAAACTTATCTTCTTCTATATATGCTTGGAGAATTGATATTTTTATTGTGGGGTATTTGGAAGGAAAGAAATAATAGAGTCTGGGATGGAAAGAATGGCACAGCTTTGGATGTAGTCTTTAGTTCTATGACTAGATTGAATGACTTTCAGTCTGTGATAATTAAACCTAGAGGCATGGGAAAAGGGAGGATTGTGAGGGCTAGCTGGAAGCCTCCACCTCATGGTATTGCGAAAATAAATGTGGATGGGTCATTCATTTCGGAAACACACAGTGGTAGCACAAGTTTTGTGATAAGGGACAATTCGAGTTCATTTTTGGCGTGTGGAGGGCAAGCGTATAAGGGTGTGGTTTCTGCTGAGCATGTTGAAGTTTTGGTATGCAGACAGGCTATTGTTTTTGCTATTGCAAATAATTTTCAGCCGGTCATAATAGAGACTGATGCACAGGTGGTATATTTGCAGTTAATAAACCACCATCAAGCTAATCCTTTTGTTTTGGGAAGACTTTATGATGATATTGGGAGTACGATTCAAGATTCAGGCTCTGTGAGGATCATGCATACCAAAAGATCTACAAATAGGGTGGCACATCTGATGGCAGGACACTCTAAAACTCTAGTTAGAGAAACTTTTTACTTTTCTGTTCCCTCTTTTCTTCAGAATGCAATAGCAACTGAAAGATCTTCCATGTAGTTTTTATTATTTATCAATAAAGTATGGCCTCTTTTATTAAAAAAAAAATAATTACTTTACTTTTTTTTTTTCACCCTATGCTGGTCCCCACATGAATCTGAGTTATATGATTGGTTAAGAACATCACATGACAGTGTCACGTACAGAGAATAATTACTCAAGGACTTATAAGATGCAAGGGTTGAACAATAAAATTAAGACATTATACTTATTATCCACACATAAAATTAAACAACTTCCGCAAATAACATATTATTAGTATCTAAAAAATAATAATAAAAAAATTGATCACTGGCATTAGTATCTTAAAAAAAAAAATTAAAAAACCTTCACATTATTATTAGCATATTAAAATTAATAGAGGGTACTTTAGGTATAAAAGTTGATTCCTGATAGTATCATTCCTAAACCCATCTCCCTCCTTAATATTACAATTCCGGGTTATTAAGGAATCAATTCCTTGTTAGATGGTGGGACCCACACTCATTCTGATTTCATTATGTGCAAGTAAAAACAAAAATAATAATTATTCCATCACTTTTCAATTTCATTCCAGATAAGTAAATGTGCCCTTATTATTTGAGACTCTTTGGTTATGGGAATTGGGAATTCATAGTGCATGTTTCAAAGGAGGTAAGAGTCGAATCACTTTTGAGGGTGATCAAGTCAAGAAGATGCAACTTATAAGAACATAAGTTAAAATTCCCTTTTGGTATGAAGAATATTGTAGTTGCAACTCATGTAGAATTAGATCAACAATGATTTCAAGTAATTTTATGCATTTTTATATATTAAAAGGTACATTGTAGAACTTCCCGTAACATTTTAACGATAATTTCACATAATAAAGACATTCATCGCTATACAATAATTTTTGAATGACTAGCCCACATATCTCGTTTAAGCTCATATGAACGGTACTGAACACGAGCAATTTGGTAGTTTAGACTTCAGCAGAAATTTGCATGATACCCTCTCTACCTAATGTAGTCTTAGAAGTTAGAGTGAATGCAACGCCAACAACACGGGAAATAAGGCAATCACAAACAGTGCACTCTCTTTGCAATGCTATCAAACCCCAAATCGTCCATCCACCCTTCCCTTGTCCAACACAGTTGTTTGATCCTGCATTAATGCTATCAGAAGTATGCGAACATTGTTTTCTTTTTTCGTTTCTGATCTTCTCATTCAGTTTACGTAGGGTTGGGAGTTACTTTCTCATTCACTCAGTTATGCAAGAAGCTAAAAAAAAACCCTCAATTAGGTGAATTTTGAGGTGCATGTAGGGGTTAGCGGTGCCTGTAATGGCAATCGGTGTGTGTATGTTTTGTCAATTGTTGTAAATTATGTCAATTGTAACTTTATCATCCCACATTGTGCGCCCTCACTGCCGTGGGTCATTTTTGTATTCTGTTTGTTGTATAACGACTTGTATGACTTGTATCATAACATGTTTGCTTAATTACCCAGATAAACATAAACTCATTGAAGCCAGATGTCATGTAAATTCGCAAAAACGAATGACATCTGATCTTATAATATATAACTCTCTTCCTAGTTGATTGATCATAACAAAAAAAAAAGTTTCTTAAAACAATGTCACCTTATATGCAACACTAAATGACACTGGTTTTCTTGTTAACAAAATAGTTGTATAGAATCACTGGCGCCTTCATCCTCTTTGGGAGGGGACGCCCCACAGGAACTATATCTGTAGGAGATCTTCTCCTACTTATTTTGTTTTCCTTTTTTCGTTTGGCTGAGATTTTGAGCTGATTGCTTTTGGAAACCATGTCGTTTTACAAATATTGAATCCCCTTGTGTGCAGGTGAGCCACAAAACAAACATACAATACTCAAATGTGTTGGAAAATTTGGGTCGATGGATGTTAATAACGCTACCAGATTTTGTCACCTACAAAATCATACAAATATATGATATTATTAACAAATAATATTACTTATAATTATGCCAAAATAACTAGAAAACAACAAAATATAAATACTAATCTTTGATTATGAAGTCTGCGTCAAAAACTTGATCTGGTAAATGTTTAAGGTTGAGACGTGTAAACAGTGCTCTTAAGAGTAGATTTCGCCCTCGGAGACAATATCTCGGTGTAGCAGGTTTATGGCGACCTACCCTCCAAGGTACAACAACCGTTAATCTTTGTAAGCGTACACTCGCAATACTTGGATCCTAGAACCGCCTGATAACTCTTTGGTATAACACATAATATAGTTGGACTCACAAGAGGAATGACTAGGGAGAAAAAAGAATAGAGAATAGGATGAATATTCCATTGTGTATATATTGAAAAGCTTGACATGAAGAGTATATATAGTAGTGTATGAGAAGATATAATCATGATAGAAAAAAGGCTTGCAACTGACAACATTCAAATCATGAAGTTAAGGAGAATAACGGACAAATAGAAAATGAAGGAATAAATTTGATTGAGTATTGTAACCTACCACAATTGCCATAAACTCATGTAACTGAAAATATTTATGGCAACGAATAACCATTTAAATGTAACATTTGAATCAAGTTGGATAAGAGACACTAAACACAAGTATTTTGAAATATCACATCAAAAATTCCAATAATCCTCCACATATTTCAAAATACGGAAATTCTAACAAAATGAGAGAACTAGAAGAGTGCCAAAGGAGAGTGAGAGTACAATGCATCTGAATTGGTGTCTTTTCGACTATGAACCAGCCATAGGATAAGATAGCTATGACCAAGTATTAAAATATCTGTATCGGCATATCTATCGGTACTTTGAAAAAAGGAGATATCGGATATATCGGGGATATATCAGAGATATTGGGGAAAAAATATCAGAAATTCGGGAAGAATTTTTTTCTAAAATATTTAATTTATTGTATTTACTTATAAATTGTACAAACATCAACTTCATCTATATCTAGAAGAAGACTCCAAGTGGTTGAAAAGAAGTACGGTGGTCTACAAAAGTATAGTATTCAGACCAAAACATATAACCCTAAGAATTGTATTGTTGAATATGATAGTCGTATATCTCTTTGGAGCTACTAACTGTTCCCCTTATATCTCTTTTCGAATATTGTTGATGGTGATTCTTGTTTACACCGAAATTTTTTACATATATTTCTTTAATATATCAGAGATTTATCGTAGATTTCCTAAATATTGGAGATATTGACGGAATCAGAGAAATTTGACAGAATCTGAGATATTTGACGGAATCGGAGATATTTGACGGAATCGGAGAAAT of the Fragaria vesca subsp. vesca linkage group LG6, FraVesHawaii_1.0, whole genome shotgun sequence genome contains:
- the LOC101307032 gene encoding UDP-glycosyltransferase 73C1-like, which produces MGSPTPQLHFTLFPLMAQGHMIPMVDMARMLALRGVTITIFTTPCNAARFKSVLDQANEAGLQIRVIELKFPCQEAGLPEGCENFDMLPSPHLAFNFYNATAMLQEQVEKLFPELTPKPCCIIADLCLPWTNNIANMFDVPRISFHAHCCFSLLCMHNLGVHYKEYESVTSDSEYFIVPGNLPDRIEVTKAQIPGPVLPNSKDFLVRLGAAESASYGSIVTTYEEFEGAYVNEYKNATKKNYLWSIGPTFLCNQDDLERGNKSSIEKNQCLKWLDSWEPNSVLYVCLGSLCNLMPSQLLELGLGIEETKRPFIWVLKEGRTSKELEELLLKDGFEERNKERGLVIRGWAPQVLILSHQSTGGFITHCGTSSFLEAVCAGVPMATWPLFGDQFFAEHLLVTVLKIAVRIGVPKPLNWGEEEKTGILVYKETVKEAIEILMDEGKVSQERRERVRELSILAKKAVQEGGSSYANITNLIQHFMQL